Proteins encoded in a region of the Vitis riparia cultivar Riparia Gloire de Montpellier isolate 1030 chromosome 7, EGFV_Vit.rip_1.0, whole genome shotgun sequence genome:
- the LOC117919075 gene encoding SOSS complex subunit B homolog, translating to MLSLKDMVPAAQNNINTQFIILDKGKTTLEGKYKTCIALVADETAAVHFQMWGDECDAFEGGDIIRLVDGIFSYNRNNLVLRAGKKGKAEKVGEFCMAFVETPNMSEIRWIPDPSNPKKYVQDAVISPHSRIFPPVP from the coding sequence ATGCTATCCTTGAAAGACATGGTACCTGCAGCTCAGAACAACATAAACACACAATTCATAATTTTGGATAAAGGGAAGACGACATTAGAAGGTAAATATAAGACATGTATCGCACTCGTGGCGGATGAAACTGCAGCTGTGCATTTTCAAATGTGGGGGGATGAGTGTGATGCATTTGAGGGAGGTGACATTATCCGTTTAGTTGATGGGATTTTCTCTTACAACCGGAACAATCTTGTGCTGAGGGCAGGAAAGAAAGGGAAGGCAGAGAAAGTAGGAGAATTCTGCATGGCATTTGTTGAAACACCAAACATGAGTGAGATCCGGTGGATTCCTGATCCAAGCAACCCCAAAAAGTATGTGCAGGATGCTGTTATTTCTCCTCATTCACGTATCTTCCCACCAGTGCCTTGA